The sequence TAAGACAAGAACAGCATGAATCACTACACTAGGTGGGGCAGAGAAGCTCAACCGCGGCCTATTAGGTGATTTCGTCACAGACCATTCTATGTACGCCCTATTGAATACGGAACTGGCTGAAGACAGAAAGCGACAGTATGTCCGTGTATTACAGGCGGTTGGCAACTCTATTCTGTTCTCTGCTAATGAATTGCGCGAACGGGATCGTTATCTTGTCCAAGGGCAAAAGAAAGTGGCAGCTGAGGTGGTGGCGACAAATTCCGTGTACTCGCCGAATCCTAAGAAGGTGTTAGATGATCTTCTGAAAGAGCTGAAGCGAGAAGAGCTCGTCATTCAAACACAACTTGATGATGCAAAAGCTAGGAAATCAAAAGCGGAGAAGAAAATTAGTAGTTCAGAACCCCAAAAAGCGGAATTGCGTAAGGAACGTGATAAAGCCGAGGAAACTCTCAATAACTATCGGAATGAGCTCAGCGCACTCGAAGCAACTCATCATGTCTTAATGACTCAGGTGAGCGAACAGGATAAGACACGATGGAAGGAGGCATGGCAAACGGACGTCAGCAAACTTGAAGAGTTTTTCTTAGACACTGACAGCCTGAAGCACAAACTTGTATCTGCTCGAGACTCCTCCGCCCCACGATTTTCTTGGACACACCATTGGGGCATACTGTCCCCATCATTGATGGAGGTGTTCATGGCGAAATCGAAAACAGAGCGAGGCCGGTTTTCCTCGCGCAAGAAGATGGAGGTGGTGCTGCGCGTGCTGCGTGGCGACGATCTCGATGTGGTCTCGCGGGAAGCCGGGATCACCGCCGCGACGGTGTCAGAGTGGCGGGACCAGTTCGTGGCCAGTGGACAGGCCGGGTTGAAGAGCCGGGCCGCCGAGGGCCGCGACGACGAACTCGTGCGGCTGAAGGCCTTGGTCGGAGATTTGACGATGCGGCTGGAATTGTCGAGGGAGGCGGTCCAGCGGCTACGAGGTGGCGTCCCTTTGGCCACCGGGAGGTCGACGCGATGAGCCACGCCACGTCACCTTCCACGCATCGACGGTATGGTGTGGTCCGGGTCTGTCAGGAATGGGACCTGAGTCGGTCCACCTTTTATGCCCAGCCGGGCCGTCGCGTCTCACCGCCCCGTGAGCCGGCGAAACGGGGCCCGAAGACGGCATACACCGACGAGGTGCTCACCGGGCACATTCGGCAGGTGCTGGCCGCCTCGCCGTTTCTCGGGGAAGGGCACCGCAAAGTCTGGGCACGGCTGCGGGCGCAAGGCATTCGTACGTCCAAACCGCGTGTCCTCCGGCTCATGCGGCAGGCTCATCTCTTGGCACCCACTCGGGTGGCCCGCGTCGTGGGACCGCGGGTCCACGACGGGACGATCACGACCGAGCGTCCGAATCAGATGTGGGGCACCGATGCGACCAGCACGGTGACGCAGCAGGATGGACTGGTCACGGTCTTCGTCGGCATTGATCATTGCACCCTCGAAGGGATCGGCATCCATGCGGCGAGGCGCGCCACTCGCTTCGAGGCGTTGGAGCCGATTCGTCAGGGCGTGCGTCAGCAGTTCGGCACGTTCGCGGCCGGCCGTGCGACGGGCGTGCAAGTGCGGCATGATCACGGCAGTCAGTATATGAGTGACGATTTTCAGACGGAACTCCGATTCCTGGGCATCACGTCGAGTCCAGCATTCGTGCGCGCCCCAGAAGGCAATGGCGTCGCCGAGCGGTTCATTCGCACGCTCAAGGAGCAGCTGTTGTGGGTGCGTACGTTCCAGACCGTCGAGGACCTCCGCCGCGCACTCCACGACTGGCTGCGTCTCTATAATGAGCAGTGGCTCGTCGAGCGGCATGGGTTTCGCTCACCGACCCAGGTGCGGCGAGATCTCCTCGCACCATCGGAGGCCGCGTGACAATGTTGATCGTTGAGACTTGGCGGCCGCTTGTGCAATGGTCCCCGAAAGATGACGCACACACTTGGCTGAGGAGCGACGATCGCCGAGCGATGCGACCCACAGGTCGGGTCAAATACAGCTACAACGGTGTCCAAGAAATCGTGGGCGGTACAAGACGCGCAAGGCACACCTCCTACCCAAGAACTATTCAACAAAGCGATCAGCTATATCGAATCTCAAAGAACTGTGGAAATATTTGAGGCCTACAGAAATGCCAAGGGCCACACGTCCAAGAAGCGATCGGACCTACTGGACGAATTCATTGCACATATTCAGTCACTAGACACCAAACGCAGAGAACGGACTGCGCAGTATGAGAATGAACGAGACAGAAAAACTGAAACACTTCGCGCCATCGAGGCGGAAATTCAAACACTGACCGAGGAGGTTGGGCATCTGGATAAACGGATATCAGAGCTTCCTGACAAAAAGGATCTATTCGAAGCTGCCAGAACAAGTATTGAATCTATACGGGCCGATATTCTTAAGGAGGCTGGCCAAAGTAGCCAATTCGTCTTACCTTCATCGATGTACCGATTGATAGATTCTCACTTAAAAAAAGCGGAGGTAACTGCTCAGGAAGACATGAAGAAACTCTATAAAAAAGCGCAAGTGGTCTTATCGACTCGCACACCTCCTCCTGGAATGCCACCATTGGATCCCGACAGCTACAAGAGTCCAATAGAAGTGATGGATACCGTAATCGCATTGCTTCGTCACCATCAGATGGCGGTAGTGCAGCGCCTGGGCCAAGACTCGGAGGAGAGTAAGCGAGCAGCGGAGGCAGTGGAAAATGCCTATCGTCATCGTGCGGGTATGATCTATATCCGGCCATCCTCTGCCTATT is a genomic window of Candidatus Nitrospira kreftii containing:
- a CDS encoding HTH-like domain-containing protein (modular protein), whose product is MSHATSPSTHRRYGVVRVCQEWDLSRSTFYAQPGRRVSPPREPAKRGPKTAYTDEVLTGHIRQVLAASPFLGEGHRKVWARLRAQGIRTSKPRVLRLMRQAHLLAPTRVARVVGPRVHDGTITTERPNQMWGTDATSTVTQQDGLVTVFVGIDHCTLEGIGIHAARRATRFEALEPIRQGVRQQFGTFAAGRATGVQVRHDHGSQYMSDDFQTELRFLGITSSPAFVRAPEGNGVAERFIRTLKEQLLWVRTFQTVEDLRRALHDWLRLYNEQWLVERHGFRSPTQVRRDLLAPSEAA